A region from the Pogoniulus pusillus isolate bPogPus1 chromosome 13, bPogPus1.pri, whole genome shotgun sequence genome encodes:
- the EIF2AK1 gene encoding eukaryotic translation initiation factor 2-alpha kinase 1 isoform X1, with protein MWRGVCPAAPCSVLPAIEFPEENPEPRFDESDVPAELRIANGSQQFVNFTSTIQNQLLLVSLLEHLCHMYTRNPVRSRCLFRILRQAFTRTGLLSPFAFCDEFSTVRLQHNRAITELMKAADRQILHGELDNGDSHAIGETEVLFEGQTSRYLNEFDQIATLGKGGYGKVYKVRNKLDGQFYAIKKINIKKATRRDCMKVLREVKVLAGLQHPNIVGYHTAWMEQVQTVRPKGKTVMELQPLCLEQPSSNDHCHIQSVESGSSIIFADLTSQEKKSYDSTSHRNGSESVQNMDLRNDFMNSSSKECMKPNKCELSIGLKKDSLSSGSSRSADVKNHSARGPHSNLDQEDSTDSSSCTEEHSRNDVALCGEFEVEYRLMLHIQMQLCELSLWDWIADRNKRCSERTEEISNPYHLVDVSWTVKIFQELVEGVCYIHSMGVMHRDIKPRNIFLYGSDHRVKIGDFGLACKDLLWHDADQWFKAERVNGLTHTSGVGTCLYASPEQLRGSHYDFKSDMYSMGVILLELFQPFGTEMERTAVLTQLRNGQIPHTFYKTWPIQAKYVKLLTSQSSTERPTAAQLRDSELFHTPEHVISSLQEKVRQQEEEIEKLRERIRLLSEGRDEHLRLGSSV; from the exons ATGTGGCGGGGCGTGTGCCCGGCGGCCCCCTGCTCGGTGCTGCCCGCCATCGAGTTCCCTGAAGAGAACCCGGAGCCGCGCTTTGATG aatCAGATGTGCCGGCGGAGCTGCGAATTGCAAATGGGTCCCAACAGTTTGTCAATTTCACTTCCACCATTCAAAATCAGCTGCTGCTCGTGTCActtctggaacatctctgccacATGTACACACGCAACCCTGTTCGTTCACGGTGCTTGTTCCGAA TACTCCGTCAGGCTTTCACAAGAACAGGGTTGCTCTCCCCTTTTGCCTTCTGTGATGAGTTTAGTACTGTAAGACTGCAGCATAATAGAGCCATTACTGAACTAATGAAAGCAGCCGATCGACAAATCCTGCATGGG GAACTTGATAATGGAGATTCTCATGCAATTGG GGAGACAGAGGTACTCTTTGAAGGACAAACTTCACGCTACTTGAATGAATTCGATCAAATCGCAACCCTAGGGAAAGGAGGATATGGAAAAGTATACAAG GTCAGAAACAAGTTAGATGGTCAGTTCTATGCTATTAAGAAAATTAACATTAAGAAGGCTACAAGAAGAGATTGCATGAAG GTGCTACGAGAAGTTAAAGTgttggctgggctgcagcatcctAACATTGTAGGTTATCATACTGCTTGGATGGAGCAAGTTCAAACAGTACGTCCAAAAGG TAAAACAGTAATGGAGCTGCAGCCATTATGCCTGGAGCAACCAAGCAGCAA TGACCACTGTCACATTCAGAGTGTGGAAAGCGGTAGTTCAATTATCTTTGCTGACCTTACTTCACAGGAGAAGAAGTCCTATGACAGTACCAGTCATAGAAATGGTAGTGAATCAGTGCAGAACATGGATCTAAGGAATGATTTTATGAACAGCAGTAGTAAAGAATGCATGAAACCAAATAAATGTGAATTATCCATAGGATTAAAAAAAGACTCTTTAAGTAGTGGTAGCAGTAGATCAGCTGATGTGAAAAATCATTCAGCACGTGGACCTCATTCTAATCTGGATCAAGAAGACAGTACTGACAGTAGTTCCTGCACTGAAGAACACTCCAGGAATGATGTAGCTCTCTGTGGAGAGTTTGAG GTGGAATATCGTTTGATGCTTCACATACAAATGCAGCTGTGTGAACTATCCTTGTGGGACTGGATTGCTGACCGGAATAAAAGATGCAGTGAGAGAACAGAGGAAATTTCCA ATCCATATCACCTTGTGGATGTCAGCTGGACAGTGAAAATTTTTCAGGAGCTGGTAGAAGGAGTCTGCTATATCCACAGCATGGGAGTGATGCATCGAGACATTAAG CCCAGAAACATCTTTCTGTACGGATCAGATCATCGTGTAAAAATAGGAGACTTCGGATTAGCCTGCAAAGACcttctgtggcatgatgcagaCCAGTGGTTTAAGGCAGAAAGGGTAAATG GACTGACACATACTTCAGGAGTGGGGACTTGCCTCTATGCCTCACCAGAACAGCTGCGGGGATCTCACTATGATTTCAAG TCAGACATGTACAGCATGGGCGTTATCCTGCTAGAACTCTTCCAGCCGTTTGGAACAGAAATGGAAAGAACAGCAGTTCTGACACAGTTAAGGAATGGCCAAATTCCTCACACTTTCTACAAAACGTGGCCTATCCAAGCCAAGTATGTTAAACTTCTCACCAGCCAAAGCTCCACAGAAAGACCAACTGCTGCTCAGCTTCGTGACAGTGAACTATTCCATACCCCAGAACAC GTTATTTCCAGCCTACAAGAaaaggtgaggcagcaggaggaagaaatagAGAAACTCCGAGAGAGAATAAGATTACTTTCGGAAGGACGAGATGAACACCTGAGACTGGGTTCTTCTGTTTAA
- the LOC135180916 gene encoding uncharacterized protein LOC135180916 — protein sequence MCQAAAGPCSPPQPHYLARPRLTRRCRVSLAAAPASARPAPPTVTARRGTMTSLRRPLASGARRRPGKRAGGGKEAVAAAGGRSELLRVTRGPAPPLCRCREPLEGARRPPAKESGRGRRAEFPRGCGAPLGVLRGASPAAWETPQLPTTKLQSELLPSAVAFLCFSAFRALFSLLPFILPVNVLLLHAQRAPINAGPGPPAGRLAGPTGRSEG from the coding sequence ATGTGCCAGGCCGCCGCCgggccctgctctcctccccagccccattaCCTGGCTCGGCCCCGCTTGACTCGGCGCTGCCGGGTCTCCCTCGCCGCAGCCCCCGCCTCAGCCCGGCCCGCTCCGCCTACTGTTACAGCCCGTCGGGGAACAATGACGTCCCTCCGCCGGCCTCTTGCATCCGGGGCCCGGCGCCGGCCCGGCAAGCGGgcggggggaggaaaggaggcggtggcggcggcgggggggagAAGCGAGCTCCTCCGGGTCACACGGGGACCAGCACCGCCCCTGTGCCGCTGCCGGGAGCCGCTAGAGGGGGCTCGGCGCCCCCCTGCCAAGGAGAGCGGCCGTGGGCGCCGCGCTGAGTTCCCGCGGGGCTGCGGAGCCCCCCTGGGCGTGTTGAGAggggccagccctgctgcctgggagaCGCCTCAGCTCCCCACGACGAAGCTGCAGTCTGAGTTGCTTCCTTCAGCCGTAGCGTTCCTGTGCTTCTCTGCCTTCCGGGCCCTATTTTCCCTGCTGCCATTTATTCTTCCAGTTAATGTTTTATTACTCCACGCTCAAAGAGCGCCCATAAACGCTGGCCCGGGGCCACCCGCAGGAAGGCTGGCAGGCCCCACCGGCCGGAGCGAAGGCTGA
- the AIMP2 gene encoding aminoacyl tRNA synthase complex-interacting multifunctional protein 2 has translation MPMYKVRPLHKAGADVLAEHLPACMYRLPNLHRCPSSSEPPPPQEEADPSLQALESRQEEILKRLYELKNAVDGLSKMIQTPDADFDVTNVIRTDECSLTANGADLDLMLGKDYGALKDIVINANPSLPPLSLLVLHSLLCEHYKILSAVHTHSSVRSVPENLLKCFGEQTKKQPRHEYQLGFTLIWKDVPKPQMKFSIQTMCPIEGEGNIARFLFSLFGQKYNAVTSTLIDSWVDTAIFQLKGGSSKEKGAVLRSMNAALGKTSWLVGNELTVADIVVWSALQQTGSANAAPANVQKWMKSCENLAPFSSVMKLLK, from the exons ATGCCCATGTACAAAGTGAGGCCTCTGCACAAGGCTGGCGCGGACGTGTTGGCGGAGCacttgccagcctgcatgtacCGCCTGCCCAACCTCCATCGCTGCCCCTCGTCCTCCGAGCCGCCTCCACCGCAG GAAGAGGCTGATCCATCACTTCAAGCACTTGAATCCCGCCAGGAAGAGATCCTAAAGCGCTTGTATGAACTGAAGAATGCTGTTGATGGTCTCTCAAAGATGATACAAACTCCAGATGCTGACTTCGATGTAACTAATGTCATTCGAACTGATGAATGTTCTTTGACAGCAAATGGTGCAGATTTAGATTTGATGCTTGGAAAG GATTATGGTGCCCTGAAAGATATTGTCATCAATGCAAATCCTTCTCTGCCTCCACTGTCGTTATTGGTACTTCACAGTCTGCTTTGTGAACACTACAAAATACTGTCAGCTGTTCACACACATTCATCAGTGAGAAGTGTGCCAGAAAACCTCTTGAAATGCTTTGGAGAGCAGACTAAAAAGCAACCACGTCATGAATACCAGTTGGGCTTTACTCTTATCTGGAAGGATG TTCCAAAACCACAGATGAAGTTCAGCATTCAAACAATGTGCCCTATTGAAGGAGAGGGGAACATAGCTAGATTTCTCTTCTCCCTGTTTGGCCAGAAGTACAATGCAGTTACTTCAACTCTGATTGACAGCTGGGTTGATACGGCCATCTTCCAGCTAAAAGGTGGTAGCAGTAAGGAAAAAGGTGCAGTCCTGCGCTCCATGAATGCTGCCCTGGGCAAGACATCGTGGCTGGTGGGGAATGAACTCACTGTAGCAGACATTGTTGTGTGGTCTGCGCTTCAGCAGACAGGTAGTGCAAATGCTGCCCCAGCCAACGTGCAAAAATGGATGAAGTCATGTGAGAACTTGGCACCTTTCAGCTCTGTTATGAAGCTACTAAAGTAA
- the EIF2AK1 gene encoding eukaryotic translation initiation factor 2-alpha kinase 1 isoform X2 has translation MWRGVCPAAPCSVLPAIEFPEENPEPRFDESDVPAELRIANGSQQFVNFTSTIQNQLLLVSLLEHLCHMYTRNPVRSRCLFRILRQAFTRTGLLSPFAFCDEFSTVRLQHNRAITELMKAADRQILHGELDNGDSHAIGETEVLFEGQTSRYLNEFDQIATLGKGGYGKVYKVRNKLDGQFYAIKKINIKKATRRDCMKVLREVKVLAGLQHPNIVGYHTAWMEQVQTVRPKGKTVMELQPLCLEQPSSNDHCHIQSVESGSSIIFADLTSQEKKSYDSTSHRNGSESVQNMDLRNDFMNSSSKECMKPNKCELSIGLKKDSLSSGSSRSADVKNHSARGPHSNLDQEDSTDSSSCTEEHSRNDVALCGEFEVEYRLMLHIQMQLCELSLWDWIADRNKRCSERTEEISNPYHLVDVSWTVKIFQELVEGVCYIHSMGVMHRDIKPRNIFLYGSDHRVKIGDFGLACKDLLWHDADQWFKAERVNGLTHTSGVGTCLYASPEQLRGSHYDFKCNFK, from the exons ATGTGGCGGGGCGTGTGCCCGGCGGCCCCCTGCTCGGTGCTGCCCGCCATCGAGTTCCCTGAAGAGAACCCGGAGCCGCGCTTTGATG aatCAGATGTGCCGGCGGAGCTGCGAATTGCAAATGGGTCCCAACAGTTTGTCAATTTCACTTCCACCATTCAAAATCAGCTGCTGCTCGTGTCActtctggaacatctctgccacATGTACACACGCAACCCTGTTCGTTCACGGTGCTTGTTCCGAA TACTCCGTCAGGCTTTCACAAGAACAGGGTTGCTCTCCCCTTTTGCCTTCTGTGATGAGTTTAGTACTGTAAGACTGCAGCATAATAGAGCCATTACTGAACTAATGAAAGCAGCCGATCGACAAATCCTGCATGGG GAACTTGATAATGGAGATTCTCATGCAATTGG GGAGACAGAGGTACTCTTTGAAGGACAAACTTCACGCTACTTGAATGAATTCGATCAAATCGCAACCCTAGGGAAAGGAGGATATGGAAAAGTATACAAG GTCAGAAACAAGTTAGATGGTCAGTTCTATGCTATTAAGAAAATTAACATTAAGAAGGCTACAAGAAGAGATTGCATGAAG GTGCTACGAGAAGTTAAAGTgttggctgggctgcagcatcctAACATTGTAGGTTATCATACTGCTTGGATGGAGCAAGTTCAAACAGTACGTCCAAAAGG TAAAACAGTAATGGAGCTGCAGCCATTATGCCTGGAGCAACCAAGCAGCAA TGACCACTGTCACATTCAGAGTGTGGAAAGCGGTAGTTCAATTATCTTTGCTGACCTTACTTCACAGGAGAAGAAGTCCTATGACAGTACCAGTCATAGAAATGGTAGTGAATCAGTGCAGAACATGGATCTAAGGAATGATTTTATGAACAGCAGTAGTAAAGAATGCATGAAACCAAATAAATGTGAATTATCCATAGGATTAAAAAAAGACTCTTTAAGTAGTGGTAGCAGTAGATCAGCTGATGTGAAAAATCATTCAGCACGTGGACCTCATTCTAATCTGGATCAAGAAGACAGTACTGACAGTAGTTCCTGCACTGAAGAACACTCCAGGAATGATGTAGCTCTCTGTGGAGAGTTTGAG GTGGAATATCGTTTGATGCTTCACATACAAATGCAGCTGTGTGAACTATCCTTGTGGGACTGGATTGCTGACCGGAATAAAAGATGCAGTGAGAGAACAGAGGAAATTTCCA ATCCATATCACCTTGTGGATGTCAGCTGGACAGTGAAAATTTTTCAGGAGCTGGTAGAAGGAGTCTGCTATATCCACAGCATGGGAGTGATGCATCGAGACATTAAG CCCAGAAACATCTTTCTGTACGGATCAGATCATCGTGTAAAAATAGGAGACTTCGGATTAGCCTGCAAAGACcttctgtggcatgatgcagaCCAGTGGTTTAAGGCAGAAAGGGTAAATG GACTGACACATACTTCAGGAGTGGGGACTTGCCTCTATGCCTCACCAGAACAGCTGCGGGGATCTCACTATGATTTCAAG TGCAATTTTAAATGA
- the PMS2 gene encoding mismatch repair endonuclease PMS2 isoform X2, translated as MEEAASRLQPARAIRPIDRKSVHRICSGQVVLNLGTAVKELVENSLDAGATNIDVKLKDYGAELIEVSDNGIGVEEENFEGLTLKHYTSKIQDFSDLVHVETFGFRGEALSSLCALSDVTIFTCHKSAKVGARLVFDHNGNITQRTPFPRQQGTTVHIQQLFYTLPVRHKEFQRNIKKEYAKMVQVLQAYCIVSKGVRINCTNQVGQGKKSSVVSTTGSSSLKENIGAVFGQKQLQSLIPFVQLPPNEAVCEEYGLSATTMPQTLYCITGFISRCDHGVGRSTTDRQFFFINQRPCDPAKVVKLVNEVYHSYNKHQYPFVVLNICVDSECIDINVTPDKRQILLQEEKLLVAILKTSLMEMFGSDVNKLSVNQKLLDLAGNLKNTLPEETEKPQVQMLPDSETEKPSREGRKIMTLARLRESFSLHQTPESNFQSPKKVKRQHSSPRQMSLDTTWSTVRTQKAALTKDLNCEKMDSNMSVPSRYLRKLEDSADSGFCSTSESDAGCSTPEGRSCVNSESVINPEEEFCSSEEQLQNEHLKTVGCGEKSSECDIQVLGAEPKLNQANDRTDPNKLSEEASSSSPKVNCFKSKSFKSEASKCIEVKNSRSSVPSVDVLVEVKKKTVPLEFSMKVLTEKVKKVIQQQQKNTETKNYRRFRAKISPGENKVAEDELRKEISKEMFAQMEIIGQFNLGFIIAKLNSDLFIIDQHATDEKYNFEMLQQHTVLQGQKLIAPQDLNLTAVNETVLIENLEIFRKNGFDFVINENGDDWNCTEHAGNEKTDHSYG; from the exons ATGGAGGAGGCTGCGTCTCG cctgcagcctgccagagcCATCAGGCCCATCGACCGTAAGTCCGTTCATCGGATCTGTTCGGGACAGGTTGTGCTGAATCTTGGCACTGCGGTGAAAGAGCTGGTGGAGAACAGTCTGGATGCTGGAGCAACCAACATCG ATGTAAAGCTTAAAGATTATGGAGCAGAGCTCATAGAGGTTTCAGATAATGGAATTGGAGTGGAAGAGGAAAACTTTGAAGGCCTGA CTCTGAAACATTATACATCAAAGATACAAGATTTTTCTGATCTAGTGCATGTTGAAACTTTTGGATTTCGAGGTGAAGCTTTGAGTTCACTGTGTGCATTGAG TGATGTTACCATTTTTACCTGTCACAAGTCTGCCAAGGTTGGGGCTCGTTTGGTGTTTGATCACAATGGTAACATTACTCAGAGAACTCCTTTTCCACGACAGCAAGGGACAACTGTTCACATCCAGCAGCTATTTTATACTTTGCCCGTGCGGCACAAGGAATTCCAAAGAAACATTAAAAAG GAGTATGCCAAAATGGTCCAGGTCTTGCAGGCATACTGTATTGTTTCAAAAGGAGTGAGGATTAACTGCACCAATCAAGTtggccaagggaaaaaaagctctgTGGTATCAACTACTGGAAGTTCTAGtttaaaggaaaacattggagCAGTATTTGGACAAAAACAG ttgcaaAGTCTCATTCCTTTTGTTCAGCTACCTCCTAATGAAGCTGTTTGTGAAGAATATGGACTCAGTGCTACTACTATGCCACAGACTCTTTATTG TATTACAGGCTTCATCTCTCGTTGTGATCATGGTGTTGGAAGGAGTACAACAGACAGACAGTTCTTCTTTATCAACCAACGTCCATGTGATCCAGCAAAG GTTGTCAAGCTTGTCAATGAAGTTTATCATTCATACAATAAACACCAGTATCCATTTGTTGTCCTTAACATTTGTGTGGATTCTG agtgTATTGACATCAATGTAACTCCAGACAAAAGGCAAATTTTACTTCAAGAGGAAAAGCTTTTAGTAGCTATTTTAAAAACTTCTCTGATGGAGATGTTTGGTAGTGATGTTAACAAACTCAGTGTCAATCAGAAACTTCTGGACCTTGCAG GTAACTTGAAGAACACACTTCCTGAAGAGACAGAAAAGCCTCAGGTACAAATGCTGCCTGACTCTGAAACTGAAAAACCAAGTCgtgaaggaaggaaaataatgaCTCTTGCCAGGTTAAGGGAGTCATTCTCTCTACATCAAACACCAGAGAGTAATTTTCAAAGCCCTAAAAAGGTAAAACGGCAGCACAGTTCCCCTAGACAAATGTCACTTGAtaccacttggagtactgtaaGGACTCAAAAGGCTGCCTTGACAAAGGACTTGAACTGTGAAAAGATGGACTCAAATATGTCAgttccaagcagatatttgagAAAATTAGAAGACAGTGCAGATTCTGGATTCTGTAGCACATCTGAGTCAGATGCTGGATGCAGTACACCAGAAGGTAGGAGCTGTGTCAACAGTGAAAGTGTAATTAATCCTGAGGAAGAATTCTGCAGCTCAGAAGAGCAACTTCAGAACGAGCATCTGAAAACTGTTGGATGTGGTGAGAAATCATCAGAATGTGATATTCAGGTCTTGGGTGCTGAGCCTAAGTTAAATCAAGCGAATGACAGGACTGATCCAAATAAGTTATCTGAGGAAGCCAGTAGTTCTTCCCCCAAAGTAAACTGTTTTAAAAGCAAGAGCTTTAAAAGTGAAGCAAGTAAATGTATTGAAGTGAAGAATAGcaggagctctgtgcccagTGTTGATGTGCTGGTAGAAGTTAAGAAGAAAACTGTGCCACTTGAATTCTCAATGAAGGTTTTAACAGAAAAggtaaaaaaggtaatacagcaacaacagaaaaatacagaaacaaaaaattACAGAAGATTTAGAGCAAAAATTAGTCCTGGAGAAAATAAAGTAGCAGAAGATGAACTAAGAAAAGAGATCAG caaagaaatgtttgcCCAAATGGAGATCATTGGCCAATTCAATTTAGGCTTCATAATAGCAAAGTTGAACTCTGATCTTTTCATAATTGACCAACATGCTACTGATGAGAAGTACAACTTTGAGATGCTACAACAACACACTGTTCTTCAAGGTCAGAAGCTGATAGC
- the PMS2 gene encoding mismatch repair endonuclease PMS2 isoform X3, whose translation MEEAASRLQPARAIRPIDRKSVHRICSGQVVLNLGTAVKELVENSLDAGATNIDVKLKDYGAELIEVSDNGIGVEEENFEGLTLKHYTSKIQDFSDLVHVETFGFRGEALSSLCALSDVTIFTCHKSAKVGARLVFDHNGNITQRTPFPRQQGTTVHIQQLFYTLPVRHKEFQRNIKKEYAKMVQVLQAYCIVSKGVRINCTNQVGQGKKSSVVSTTGSSSLKENIGAVFGQKQLQSLIPFVQLPPNEAVCEEYGLSATTMPQTLYCITGFISRCDHGVGRSTTDRQFFFINQRPCDPAKVVKLVNEVYHSYNKHQYPFVVLNICVDSECIDINVTPDKRQILLQEEKLLVAILKTSLMEMFGSDVNKLSVNQKLLDLAGNLKNTLPEETEKPQVQMLPDSETEKPSREGRKIMTLARLRESFSLHQTPESNFQSPKKVKRQHSSPRQMSLDTTWSTVRTQKAALTKDLNCEKMDSNMSVPSRYLRKLEDSADSGFCSTSESDAGCSTPEGRSCVNSESVINPEEEFCSSEEQLQNEHLKTVGCGEKSSECDIQVLGAEPKLNQANDRTDPNKLSEEASSSSPKVNCFKSKSFKSEASKCIEVKNSRSSVPSVDVLVEVKKKTVPLEFSMKVLTEKVKKVIQQQQKNTETKNYRRFRAKISPGENKVAEDELRKEISKEMFAQMEIIGQFNLGFIIAKLNSDLFIIDQHATDEKYNFEMLQQHTVLQGLKISI comes from the exons ATGGAGGAGGCTGCGTCTCG cctgcagcctgccagagcCATCAGGCCCATCGACCGTAAGTCCGTTCATCGGATCTGTTCGGGACAGGTTGTGCTGAATCTTGGCACTGCGGTGAAAGAGCTGGTGGAGAACAGTCTGGATGCTGGAGCAACCAACATCG ATGTAAAGCTTAAAGATTATGGAGCAGAGCTCATAGAGGTTTCAGATAATGGAATTGGAGTGGAAGAGGAAAACTTTGAAGGCCTGA CTCTGAAACATTATACATCAAAGATACAAGATTTTTCTGATCTAGTGCATGTTGAAACTTTTGGATTTCGAGGTGAAGCTTTGAGTTCACTGTGTGCATTGAG TGATGTTACCATTTTTACCTGTCACAAGTCTGCCAAGGTTGGGGCTCGTTTGGTGTTTGATCACAATGGTAACATTACTCAGAGAACTCCTTTTCCACGACAGCAAGGGACAACTGTTCACATCCAGCAGCTATTTTATACTTTGCCCGTGCGGCACAAGGAATTCCAAAGAAACATTAAAAAG GAGTATGCCAAAATGGTCCAGGTCTTGCAGGCATACTGTATTGTTTCAAAAGGAGTGAGGATTAACTGCACCAATCAAGTtggccaagggaaaaaaagctctgTGGTATCAACTACTGGAAGTTCTAGtttaaaggaaaacattggagCAGTATTTGGACAAAAACAG ttgcaaAGTCTCATTCCTTTTGTTCAGCTACCTCCTAATGAAGCTGTTTGTGAAGAATATGGACTCAGTGCTACTACTATGCCACAGACTCTTTATTG TATTACAGGCTTCATCTCTCGTTGTGATCATGGTGTTGGAAGGAGTACAACAGACAGACAGTTCTTCTTTATCAACCAACGTCCATGTGATCCAGCAAAG GTTGTCAAGCTTGTCAATGAAGTTTATCATTCATACAATAAACACCAGTATCCATTTGTTGTCCTTAACATTTGTGTGGATTCTG agtgTATTGACATCAATGTAACTCCAGACAAAAGGCAAATTTTACTTCAAGAGGAAAAGCTTTTAGTAGCTATTTTAAAAACTTCTCTGATGGAGATGTTTGGTAGTGATGTTAACAAACTCAGTGTCAATCAGAAACTTCTGGACCTTGCAG GTAACTTGAAGAACACACTTCCTGAAGAGACAGAAAAGCCTCAGGTACAAATGCTGCCTGACTCTGAAACTGAAAAACCAAGTCgtgaaggaaggaaaataatgaCTCTTGCCAGGTTAAGGGAGTCATTCTCTCTACATCAAACACCAGAGAGTAATTTTCAAAGCCCTAAAAAGGTAAAACGGCAGCACAGTTCCCCTAGACAAATGTCACTTGAtaccacttggagtactgtaaGGACTCAAAAGGCTGCCTTGACAAAGGACTTGAACTGTGAAAAGATGGACTCAAATATGTCAgttccaagcagatatttgagAAAATTAGAAGACAGTGCAGATTCTGGATTCTGTAGCACATCTGAGTCAGATGCTGGATGCAGTACACCAGAAGGTAGGAGCTGTGTCAACAGTGAAAGTGTAATTAATCCTGAGGAAGAATTCTGCAGCTCAGAAGAGCAACTTCAGAACGAGCATCTGAAAACTGTTGGATGTGGTGAGAAATCATCAGAATGTGATATTCAGGTCTTGGGTGCTGAGCCTAAGTTAAATCAAGCGAATGACAGGACTGATCCAAATAAGTTATCTGAGGAAGCCAGTAGTTCTTCCCCCAAAGTAAACTGTTTTAAAAGCAAGAGCTTTAAAAGTGAAGCAAGTAAATGTATTGAAGTGAAGAATAGcaggagctctgtgcccagTGTTGATGTGCTGGTAGAAGTTAAGAAGAAAACTGTGCCACTTGAATTCTCAATGAAGGTTTTAACAGAAAAggtaaaaaaggtaatacagcaacaacagaaaaatacagaaacaaaaaattACAGAAGATTTAGAGCAAAAATTAGTCCTGGAGAAAATAAAGTAGCAGAAGATGAACTAAGAAAAGAGATCAG caaagaaatgtttgcCCAAATGGAGATCATTGGCCAATTCAATTTAGGCTTCATAATAGCAAAGTTGAACTCTGATCTTTTCATAATTGACCAACATGCTACTGATGAGAAGTACAACTTTGAGATGCTACAACAACACACTGTTCTTCAAG